From the Marivivens sp. LCG002 genome, the window ACCGAGGCTTCCAAAGCGGCCTTGGCAACACCCATAACGTTATAGTGCGGCATCACACGCTCTGCGCCGTAGTAGGTGAGGGTCAGGCACGAGCCGCCATCGGTCATGAGCTTTTCGGCGCGGTTCACCACGGCGGTGAAGGAGAACACGGAAATATCCATGGTCATCGTAAAGTTTTCACGGCTGGTGTCGACATAGCGGCCACGAAGCTCGTTCTTGTCCGAGAAGCCGATGGCGTGGACGATGAAGTCGAGCTTGCCCCACTTCTTTTCAAGCTCGCCAAAAAGAGCGTCGATGCTTGCCATATCGCTCACATCACAGGGCAGAACCGTATCGCTGCCGAGTTGGGCCGCGAGAGGTTGCACGCGCTTGAGCAGCGCATCGCCCTGATATGAGAAGGCAAGCTCCGCCCCGTTGTCGGCAAGCGCCTTGGCGATACCCCATGCGATGGATTTGTCGTTCGCAAGGCCCATGATCAGGCCGCGTTTTCCCTGCATCAAATTAGATGACATCTTCTTCCCCTATGCCCCAATAGTGCTTTTGAGGACCTTTAGGCTATTGAAACCAACGCTTCAAGAATTACTACAACGTAGCGTCACTATTGATTGGTGAGCGGCAAGAATCTAAGGGGCGTTCCCTAGTGATTTAACGAGGATGGACAAATGAGCGATAGGACTGGCATTTTTGCCGGCGATGATCCGATCGAGATCGCACGGACTTGGCTTGCCGAGGCCGAGAAGACCGAATTGAACGATCCGAACGCTATCGCTTTGTCGACGGTGGACGAGAATGGGCTTCCTAATGCGCGGATGGTTCTTCTCAAGGACATCGAAGACGATGCATTTGTCGTTTACACCAACTACGGCAGC encodes:
- the fabI gene encoding enoyl-ACP reductase FabI, producing the protein MSSNLMQGKRGLIMGLANDKSIAWGIAKALADNGAELAFSYQGDALLKRVQPLAAQLGSDTVLPCDVSDMASIDALFGELEKKWGKLDFIVHAIGFSDKNELRGRYVDTSRENFTMTMDISVFSFTAVVNRAEKLMTDGGSCLTLTYYGAERVMPHYNVMGVAKAALEASVRYLAEDLGKKNIRVNSISAGPIKTLAASGIGDFRYILKWNEYNSPLRKNVTIEEVGNSALYLLSDLGSAVTGETHHVDAGYHVVGMKAVDAPDMNKD